A window of the Loxodonta africana isolate mLoxAfr1 chromosome 3, mLoxAfr1.hap2, whole genome shotgun sequence genome harbors these coding sequences:
- the LOC100666514 gene encoding olfactory receptor 7E24-like: MEPQNLTDISEFLLLGLSEDPELQPLLFGLFLSMYLITVTGNLLIILAVTSDSHLHTPMYFFLSNLSLADIGFVSTTVPKALVNIQTWSKSTTYGGCLILMTFFYLFGCLDNLLLTVMAYDLFVAICHPLHYTVIMNPRHCGLLVLVSFFISVLDSQLYISMVSQLTFCTDVEIPHFFCDPPQLFSLACSDTSISIILVYCIGAIFGGVPFSGILFSYSRIVSSILRVSSSGGKYKAFSTCASHLSVVCLFYGTGLGVYLSSAVSSSPRKYAVSSVMYSVVTPMLNPFIYSLRNRDIKRALWRLLSRIAYYQHLCHLWCVGWKNGKT; the protein is encoded by the coding sequence ATGGAGCCACAGAATCTAACAGATATCTCAGAATTCCTCCTCTTGGGCCTCTCTGAGGATCCAGAACTGCAGCCCCTCCTCTTTGGGCTGTTCCTGTCCATGTACCTGATAACTGTGACTGGGAACCTGCTCATCATCCTGGCGGTCACCTCTGACTCCcatctccacactcccatgtacttcttcctctccaacctgtCCTTGGCTGACATTGGTTTCGTTTCTACCACAGTACCAAAGGCGCTAGTGAACATTCAGACATGGAGCAAATCCACTACCTATGGGGGCTGCCTGATACTAATGACCTTTTTTTACCTCTTTGGATGTCTGGACAATCTGCTCCTCACTGTGATGGCATATGACCTGTTTGTGGCCATCTGTCACCCTCTGCATTACACAGTCATCATGAACCCCCGCCACTGTGGCTTGCTagttttggtgtctttttttatcAGCGTTTTGGACTCCCAGCTGTACATTTCAATGGTGTCACAACTTACCTTCTGCACAGATGTGGAAATCCCTCATTTCTTCTGTGACCCTCCTCAACTCTTTAGCCTTGCATGTTCTGACACTTCCATCAGTATCATATTAGTGTATTGTATTGGTGCCATCTTTGGTGGTGTTCCGTTCTCAGGGATCCTTTTCTCTTACAGTCGAATTGTTTCCTCCATTCTGAGAGTCTCATCTTCAGGTGGGAAGTATAAAGCCTTTTCCACCTGTGCCTCTCACCTGTCagttgtttgcttattttatggAACAGGCCTTGGAGTGTACCTCAGTTCAGCTGTCTCATCTTCTCCCAGGAAGTATGCAGTGTCCTCAGTGATGTACAGTGTGGTGAcccccatgctgaaccccttcatctacagcctgaggaacagggACATCAAGAGGGCCCTGTGGAGGCTCCTCAGCAGAATAGCCTACTATCAACACTTGTGCCATCTTTGGTGTGTGGGTTGGAAAAATGGTAAAACCTGA